One part of the Eucalyptus grandis isolate ANBG69807.140 chromosome 10, ASM1654582v1, whole genome shotgun sequence genome encodes these proteins:
- the LOC104422155 gene encoding uncharacterized protein LOC104422155, with product MDKRQEKMKRNVSEKSLLMQKHKKNSDDNQSTNKNRFLVIINVLGSTGPIRFVVKKDDLVSGVIQTALKTYAREGRLPVLGTDVNNFILHDAADYAALHPAEAIGSREGRKFVLCKKQIQPQMTEARSEMISRKGSGSWKAWLNKSFSFK from the exons ATGGACAAGAGgcaagaaaagatgaagaggaaTGTATCTGAGAAGTCACTACTGATGCAAAAGCATAAGAAGAATAGTGATGACAATCAGAGCACGAATAAGAACAGGTTTCTGGTAATTATCAATGTCCTTGGGAGTACAGGACCAATAAGGTTTGTGGTGAAGAAGGATGATCTGGTCTCTGGGGTGATTCAGACTGCCTTGAAGACTTATGCCCGTGAAGGCCGTCTTCCGGTTCTCGGCACCGACGTCAACAACTTTATTCTCCATGATGCTGCAGATTATGCTG CCTTGCACCCAGCGGAAGCCATAGGATCTCGAGAAGGAAGGAAATTCGTGCTGTGCAAGAAGCAGATTCAGCCACAGATGACAGAAGCCAGATCCGAGATGATATCGCGCAAGGGAAGTGGGAGCTGGAAGGCATGGCTCAACAAGAGCTTTAGTTTCAAATAA